The genomic stretch tagctgtccaaactgaaacttccaccatgaatcatggctttagttagcggcccaatgttcttctctaacagtatgcatactcaaaccatttgattgtgaaaaccgcccttacttcagacaagacgaacatgcatagcaactcacatgatattcaacaaaagagtagttgatggcgtccccagaaaacatggttaccgcacaacaagcaacttaataagagataaagtgcattttAGTACATATTCAattccacaatagtttttaagctatttgtcccatgagctatatattgtaaaggcgaatgatggaaattttaaaggtagcactcaagcaatttactttggaatggcggagaaataccatgtagtaggtaggtatggtggacacaaatggcatagtggttggctcaaggattttggatgcataagaagtattccctctcgatacaaggtttaggctagcaaggttatttgaaacaaacacaaggatggaccgatgcagcaaaactcacataaaagacatattgtaaacattataagactctacaccgtcttccttgttgttcaaactcaatactagaaattatctagactttagagagaccaaatatgcaaaccaaatttagcaagctctaggtgtttcttcattaataggtgcaaagtatatgatgcaagagcttaaacatgagcacaacaatttccaagtatcaaattattcaagacattttagaattactacatgtagcatttcccgattccaaccatataacaatttaacgaagaagattcaaccttcgccatgaatactatgagtaaagcctaaggacatacttgtccatatgcaacagctgagcgtgtctctctcccacacaatgaatgctaggatccattttattcaaacaaaacaaaaacaaaaacaaaccgacgctccaagcaaagcacataagatgtgatggaataaaaatatagtttcggggaggaacccgataatgttgtcgatgaagaaggggatgccttgggcatccccaagcttagacgcttgagtcttcttaaaatatgcagaggTGAACcacctggggcatccccaagcttagagctttcactctccttgatcatattgtatcatctccctctcttgatccttgaaaacttcctccacaccaaactcgaaacaactcattagagggttagtgcacaataaaaattcacatgttcagaggtgacataatcattcttaacacttcggacattgcacaaatctacttggacattaatggaacaaagaaattcatccatcatagcaaaagaggcaatgcgaaataaaaggcagaatctgtcaaaacgcaacagtccgtaaagacggatttcattgaggcaccggacttgctaaaatgaaaattcccaaattgaatgaaagttgcgtacatatccgaggatcacgcacgtaaattggcatatttttctgagctacctacggagaggcaggtcgaaattcagtgacagaaagaaatctcgtttctgcgcaagtaatccaaatctagtatgaaccttactatgaacgactttacttggcacaacaatgcacaaaactaagataaggagaggttgctacagtagtaaacaacttccaagactcaaatataaaataaaaagtactgtagtaaaaacatgggttgtctcccataagcgcttttctttaacgcctttcagctaggcgcgtgaaagtgtgtatcaagtattgtcaagagacgaagtatcaacatcataacttgttctaataatagaatcaaaaggtaacttcattctctttctagggaagtgttccatacctttcttgagaggaaattgatatttaatattaccttccttcatatcaatgatagttccaacagttcgaagaaaaggtcttcccaatataatgggacaagatgcgttgcattcaatatccaagacaacaaaatcaacggggacaaggttattgttaacggtaatgcgaacattatcaactctccccaaaggtttctttatagcattatcaacaagattaacatccaaataacaattcttcaatggtggcaagtgatgacccacaagtataggggatcgcNNNNNNNNNNNNNNNNNNNNNNNNNNNNNNNNNNNNNNNNNNNNNNNNNNNNNNNNNNNNNNNNNNNNNNNNNNNNNNNNNNNNNNNNNNNNNNNNNNNNctgggcgcgccggcctgtggtgaggaggccccaggcaccctcatgcgccgcctcttcgcctatataagccctttcgacctaaaaacgcgataccgattgacgaaactccagaaagactccagggccgccgccgccatcgcggaactccaattcgggggacagaagtctctgttccggcaccctgccgggacggggaagtgccccccggaagccatctccatcaacgccaccgcctccatcatgctccgtgagtagttcccccatggactacgggttctagctgtagctagttggtattctctccccatgtacttcaatacaatgatctcatgagctgccttacatgattgagattcatctgatgtaatcggtgttgtgtttgttgggatccgatggattgttacattataattagtctatctatataagtttgtgaatttattgttgctgcaatcttgttgtgtttaatgcttgtcactagggcccgagtggcatgatcttagatttaagctctatacttattgcttagattgtatctacaagttgtttgcacatgtctatgtccggaaccagaggccccaaagtgacagaaactgggacaaccggaggaaggcttaggtatgaggatcacatgttttcacgaagtgttaatgctttgctcaggtgctctattaaaaggagtgccttaatttccggtagattccctagaggcccggctgccacttagctggtaggacaaaagatgttgtacaagtttctcattgcgatcacgtatgactatatatggaaaacatgcctacatgattaataatcttgatgttctgtcttaatgctatttcaatcctatcaattgcccaattgtaatttgttcacccaacatttgttattggagagttaccactagtgtagatagctggtaaccccggtccatctctcgtcatcatatactcgttctacatgtcattggaagtagtatcaactattttctggtgccattgctctcatattactattactctgctttgtgttactgttactattgctctcatattactgctactttcacatcaccctgttactggtgcttttccaggtgcagctgaattgacaactcagttgttaaggcttataagtattctttacctccccttgtgtcgaatcaataaatttgggttttacttccctcgaagactgttgcgatcccctatacttgtgggttatcaatagtACGGTAAAGTCACCCGTGTAGAGAAGAGGTTGTGTAGTTTCATCTCTATCGACAATTGGGCTTTCTTTGCATGCAAATAAACAAAAGGGCCTTTTTGGCCAAAATCATGCAGCCTGAGCAACCAAACAACATGCCAATTATGCTCGTGTTAGTGCCAGTATTTTCAATAGGATATGCTATATTTAGTCAATCTTAGAATCAAACCATTTGGTACAAAAACTTAGCCTAGTACTAAGTTATAGTTCCATGGACCGTGGAGTTTCACCAGGGATCGTTGAGCTGCTTTGCATAAATATTTACCAAAAAATCGAAATTGGCGCGAGAGAAGAGAGCGACAAAAAGGGAGGTTGTTGAGCTATAGAGAATGTGATTATTCTAATTTCTGTTATGCAAATGGAGATTCTACTTCATTACTAGCTCTAACATTGGCCCTGAGTGGTTGTCAGTATGGAGCACATGTTGACCTTGCAGATTATGACAAAGCTAAGAAGCATCCACATACATTAAACCTTGTGAACTATATGAACTACAAAGTGGAGAAGTACTCCATTTGGTTTTATTTGTAATAAACCTTTTTACTTCATCACCAACTCAGCTTCTGTTAATTATGTGTTAACTTTAGTGAGCCATCCTTTAGTCTACTTTATAAAAAATGAATTTTATGCATAACTAGCAACATTATCAATGTAAACCTATTTATGTATAACATTTATTCTCATTTGTGAAAATTTTATAATATTATCACTACATCAACATTTTCAGTGCTGAAGTGAAGGTTTATCTTGTTGATACCTTTTGTTTTATTTAGTAGGATGTTTAATAAAATATTTTTCTACAACAACTTCATCCATAAATCAAATAATCCATGTGAGTTTGTAAGAAAATATATTTATAATAAATAACCTTAGAGAGATTTCTAGAGTAGTACATGATTTTTCGGTTTAGGTGTAAGCAAATAGAAAATTCTAGAGTGCATGAAGCATCAACCGTAGTCACATTATCGAGAAAAAAAATCAACCATACTCTATCCCCGAACCCCCTGTTAGACATCTCCAACAGCGGCGCTAAAAATTAGCGCTGTAATACAGCGCACGTTTTCCAGTTTTAGGTCACACAACCGTGTTGCAGTTTACCGGGTCCGCACAAATTTGCGCTACGTTGCAGGCTTGTGCTTTTAGAGAGCACGATGAGAGACCTTATTCAAAGAATAAAGGAAACTTTCTTTAAATCGTGGATCTTCTTGATGAATTCAACCCTGAGATTCCCAAAGTGGTGTCAGGGAATGCCCCGTATAATTCCAAATACACATCACCCAAAATTTAGAAGGAGCTCTTGAGTATGTTTGCAAGTAAAATCAGGAAGCATATCCGGGCTGAAATCGAGGAATCTAAGTTCTCTATTTTAGTAGATGAGACATCATGTAGCAAAGAGAGAGAAAATGGCGCTAGCTCTTAGATTTGTTGATAAAGGTAATATTTTGCAAGAGAGGTTCTTTGTCTTGATACATGTAGCAAATACAAAGTCTTTGACACTTAAAGATGAATTGATCTCTGTTTTATCAAAGCATAGTTTTAACATTCAGAACCTTCGACGACAAGGTTATGATGGGGCCAACAACATGAGAGGTGACTTGAATGGACTACATGCTCTTTTCGTCCAAGAATGCCCATATGCTTATTATGTCCACTATTACGCCCACCGTTTGCAACTTCCTCTTGATGATGCGATCTCCATCAGTGGTGGTGCTTGGGCCAAAAAAAATTGGGAAGGGGGTGCGATGGGCCAAATCCGTACATATGCTTCACTAAATCTTCATGGGCTGGGGGGGGGGGCTGACTTTGCTGTAGCTCCGCCCGTGAGCTCCATCAAGCCCAACTAGATGAACTAGAAACTGCAATTGCTAATGCTAGCATCGAGACATGTCAAGGGGCAAACCAGATCCGCTCACTTAAGCGACCAGGAGACACAAGGTGGGGTTCACTTCCTGGAGATGCAGACACTTGTTTCAGCTACATGTCCTCCTATGAGTTCATATTTACCTTATGTCTGATGAAAGAAATATTTGAGATAACTGAATTGTTTGGCCAAGCTTTACAGAAGAAGTCAGAGGATATTGTGATGTTGTTCGTCTAGTATCATCAACAAAGTAGTGTCTTCGACCATTTAGATCAGATGATGGATATGAAGAGTTTATTAGCATGGTTGTTGAATTTTGTGGAAAACAACCCATTGAGATTCCTGACTGACGAAGTTTACGTCATGCGGGGTGGTCGTGCTCGCCATCAGCCTAATCAGCTCACCAAGGAGCATTACTTCCGAGTGGAAATATTTCGTTGAACACTGGACACTCAACTATTTGAAACAAACCACAAGTTCAATGAGAAGGCAATGGATCTCCTATGAAAGCCTGATCAGTTCACCAAGGAGCATTACTTTCTTACTAGGTTTAAGGCATGGGTATTGTTGAGATTAAATCTAtgttcatgatgaagaatacagtCACCATATGCAGCTGCCAAATCCATTAACAACACTATACTCAGCAAGGGTGAAGTGATGGTTGACGTTTTCTCCGTCGGCATGTCACATACATAACTCTATTGGAGAAGAGCAAGCAGTGTATTGGTTGTTGACTACACTGATTACCCTGTAGTGAAACATGTATCTATGGACATAGATAGTACTACCAATGATGATTTAGCGTAGTGTTTCATCCATCAAATAGTTTTTTATTTGATGTTTTATTACCATCGAGTTGTACAGATGATATCATTTTACAAACTAGAAGCCACGAGAGCCAAAATATTTCTCGATTTCCTTTATTTTCCTGATTATATCTAAGGGATTGCTACTCCATTTGTGATTGTGTGTTCTTTCGTAATTTTATCTTACATAAAGAAAACCTAAGAACGGAGTACTAAAAAATAGATTGATgtgaatttcacgggatcgtgcgcaccTCTAAATCTGGTCGAGTGAATCGTCATGCATGTTTGTGGCTTGCAGGAGCACGCCGCATCCGAAGTTCTCGGCGGGTAGGTAACGAATGCCCAGGCAGCGCCGCGCTGCCGTAAGCGTGCGCTCCAAGTCGCGGCGCACGGTTAGTTACAGCTGTCCAACAGAAACGCACACTACACACGTCCCTCTGTTCCGGAAGACGGGCCCACCGAATCATCTCGATCGTCGCTCCGCTCGCCGCCGTGCCCAGCCCCAGCAGCATATACACTCACGGTTAGCGAGCGTCAGACTAGCGACGTCACCCACCCTCCCCTCCTTTTCTCTCCACAAATCCGCACCTCCGGTCCGGAATCcagcgccgccctctcctccagcAGCAGGCACGGAAGGCAGGCCGCCGGCGCCGATTCGACTAGCAGGTGCCGTACCTCCGACTCCGATCCTCCCCCGCTCCGATTAGCACATCCGGCGAGTAATTTAGTTGCGCTTCCGGTTTGCTTGCTGCCGTACCGTGCGAGACTCACCGCGCGTGTCGCTCTCCGCTTAATTAGCCAGAGTTTTCGGTCGATCGTTTGGGGATGCGTTGCAAGTGTTTGATCGGTGTCGCTCGTGCCGTGCTGtttggtgattttttttttctccgaTTTGTGTTCGCATGGATGCGTTGATGGGTTTGCGTTGATGAGTATGTTGCGACTGGATTTGAGATCATGAATGCTGCTAGCGGTTCGTCTCCCGTGTAAGATTTACGGGCGGTTTTTCTTCGATTTTCCCTGACATTTCGATCGGTTTTGGCTTGCAGGGAGCAGTTGGATCGCGGAGCCGCCACCATGCAGGAAGTTCTCCTCCCGGCCCACCCCGTGCCGTTCGGGTTCGGGTTCGGCCCAGGGCCGCTGGGCTTCGTCGATCGCCGCCTCTGCTCCCCCGCGCTGCTGCTCCCCACCGGCGACGGCCTCATCCACGGCGGCTGCTCCCCCTTCACCCCGAACCCCAGGGCGTCCCCGCCAGCGCGCGGCGATGGCGTCTTCTACCGCGGCTGCACCCCGAGCCCCATGGCGTCCCCGCGCGGCGCCACCCCGAGCCCCAGGTCGTCCCCGcccgcctccaccacctcctcctcgtccggcTCCCGCGTCTACGACGacaccgcggcggcggcgacggagcaCCGCCTGCGCATGGCCCGCTACGCGCTGCAGTACCAGGACGCCGTCAACCGCTACCACCTCTGCGTCTCCCAGCTCGCCGACGCCGCGCGCGAGGCCGACGCGCTCCGCCTCCACAACGCAGGGCTCCGCGGCGCCAACAACGGCCTCGCCGGCCGCGTCGTCATGCTCGGCGGCAACCGCGGCCCCGCCATCGCCCTCGCCGGCCAGCTCCGACGCCTCCACCTCGGGCCGATGCAGCCCATGCCGGGGGCTCCGACGATGCTGCCTATGCCGTGTCCCGCCTCCCCGGGTCCTCCGATGCTGTTGCCTATGGCGCGTCCAGCCTTCCCGGTTCCTCCGATGCTGCCTATTCCTCGTCCCGCCTCCCAGGGTCCTCCGATGCTGCCTATTCCTCGTCCCGCCTCCCAGGGTCCTCCGATGCTGCCCATGGCGCGTCCCGCCTCCCCGGCCGAGAAGCACGCGGTGCTGCCGAAGAGCATCTCCATCCGCTCCACCGGCTACCTCAAGATGGCCAGGAACGGCGGCAGCGGCAAgaaccgcgtgacgaagccagaGAACGTCGGTTCGGTGAGGCCTAATCCCAACCCCTCCATTGCGACTCAATCGTGCTTGCATTGCAATCCATGTCGCTCACCTGTTCGGTCATTTGCTTGCCGGTGATCATGCAACAGCAGCGCGTGTTCGTGGGCATGGACGGCGCGAAGCCGGAGGAGCAGAAGGGCCAGCTGGTGACGTCCACGGGCGGGCTGGAGTTCGAGGTGTACAACCAGGGCATGTTCAAGACGGAGCTCTGCAACAACTGGGAGGAGACCGGGGCGTGCCGCTACGCCGACCAGTGCCAGTTCGCGCACGGCATCGCCGAGCTCCGCCCCATCATCCGCCACCCACGCTACAAGACCCAGGTCTGCCGCATGATCGTCGGCGGCGCCCTCTGCCCCTACGGCCACCGCTGCCACTTCCGCCACTCCATCACACCCGCCGACCACccactcctcctcgccgcctgACCGGCCGCCAGTCACTCTCTGTTATAGCAATTCCACGGAAGAAGCACAATCCAGAAAAAAACGGGAGACGTAGATAAGGTAAAGTTAGATGCAAAGCAAACGGCACAATGTGAATAGAGCTAGTTGAGCTATTCTTATGGGGTTGATCTGGGATTCTGGATCATGGTCTGCGACATAGGATCTTAAGTTGGGGGTTCTTTCTTTCTTACATGGTCTCTTGACATAGCCACTGGTTACAGTTACATCACCTTGTTTCTTAGTTGCGTTTTTGAGAGGAAATGGTCAGAGTAGTGCTGTAACTAAGTTTTTATTTGGGTATATCGTTGATGTTATTTTGGGGCACACCTGGGAAGTGTCCGTAGGCGACATCAGTCTTAGTTGTACTGGTTCTGGACAATTGGAGATATGTTTTTGAGGAACATGTTTGAGGAGCATGTAAAGCATGGATGTCATATTCTCTGTTTCTAGTTTCCACTGCTCTGTTTTCTCCGGCTCTTTAAGCTTGCTGTTCGCCTGTTAGGCTGTTACAGTTCCCAACTGCAGTCTTTCAGTCTAACACATCAGTTATGTTGTTTCACGGGCAATTCTTGAAATTCGCCATAAAATTTCTGAGGAACATGTCAAGGCTTGATATGTCCTACTCACTCTGATCCATATTAGTTACCACTAATAATATAGATGATCtaaacatattttagttctagatacatctatagtagtggcaagtaatatgaattagAGAGAGTAcctatatctagataaagttgtgaATCTTATTTTAAAACTCAAGAAGTACCTCATTAtttacttgattttttttttaaaacggaGACAAAAGCTTTGGTGGTCCCTTGTGTTGGCTACCGTAGGTGTGCTGTGTTATTCGGGTCTATGTTAGATTTGGTTGTGGGTGTATGTGAGTGTGAGTGTGTTGTTTGTGTGCGATGTGGTTGTAGGTTTTCGCCCAGCATTGTCCTAAAAACTGAGCACTTTCTACTTGATTTTTTTATGTCAAGCATAGATGCCACATTATGTGTTTCTCGTTTTCTGTTGCTCTATTTACTACAGACCTTTGGCCTCTGATGTTCTAGTTCGCAACTAAAATTTGTCTGTCTAGCTATTAGTTTCGTAACAATGAATGAAGATCTCGTATAGTTTCGTGAAAGAGAAAATTTTCAATTTGGTCTATGAAGTTTGCTCCGAATGTGCGCTTTGGTTACGAACTTGTAAATCGTAAATTGTGGGTTAAGAAGTTTCCTCGCGAGAGCGTTTTGGTCATTCTGTCACGGCCAATG from Lolium rigidum isolate FL_2022 chromosome 4, APGP_CSIRO_Lrig_0.1, whole genome shotgun sequence encodes the following:
- the LOC124648265 gene encoding zinc finger CCCH domain-containing protein 39-like, translating into MQEVLLPAHPVPFGFGFGPGPLGFVDRRLCSPALLLPTGDGLIHGGCSPFTPNPRASPPARGDGVFYRGCTPSPMASPRGATPSPRSSPPASTTSSSSGSRVYDDTAAAATEHRLRMARYALQYQDAVNRYHLCVSQLADAAREADALRLHNAGLRGANNGLAGRVVMLGGNRGPAIALAGQLRRLHLGPMQPMPGAPTMLPMPCPASPGPPMLLPMARPAFPVPPMLPIPRPASQGPPMLPIPRPASQGPPMLPMARPASPAEKHAVLPKSISIRSTGYLKMARNGGSGKNRVTKPENVGSRVFVGMDGAKPEEQKGQLVTSTGGLEFEVYNQGMFKTELCNNWEETGACRYADQCQFAHGIAELRPIIRHPRYKTQVCRMIVGGALCPYGHRCHFRHSITPADHPLLLAA